Part of the Vigna unguiculata cultivar IT97K-499-35 chromosome 3, ASM411807v1, whole genome shotgun sequence genome, TTTGCATGTTGGTTTGGTTCGATTTACATGGCTGtggcagtgaagaacagtggcgagacctgttaatctcgcccaagcgagtccatctcgcctaggcgagatgggcgagatgaaacagggagctcgcctaggtttattgcgcgaaaagtcgcccaggcggctcgctcaacttttgagcgagcaggcaactcgcccaagcgagagggatctcgcttcagcgagatcccgcgttgctcatGCCCTTGTTTTTTCttagccctcgcctaggcgaaggggggctcgcctgagcgagcctgtctcgcctgagcgagcctgtctcgcttgagcgagacccttcagcctgagcgaggggtttgGGCGAGATAGCGTGGTGTTGGGTTGCATATTTGTTCTCTTGTGCTTGGACTTGTTTGGGTATGACTGCTAGGATAAGATGCATGTACTGATGTATGAATATATGCCTAATGGGTTGCTATATATGCgtgacatgattcatgaatgatgaatgatgaGTGTGGTGGggacttagcatgtgaaatgagTATGTGGTTTGaaactaaaggaacatggtataaatatgagactaggccccagactcattggggtggtgatgatcagaggtgtggatttgagatgtgattgatatgaggattaaacttcaagggttgatatggaattgaaaaatataattcaatattctcttattgctgatttatgaacgttggtccgtgtcagcgtgtaattctttggggtctctaggtgagacctccggggtcgcgcttcagtggtcgggacgtaattccatggcccctgctagtgggtgttcatggtggtgccccatctgtataactaggtaaggattcaaggtaaggttgcatcctgacgctccgaggagccagttagtctcacttagagtgaactgactcttgtggtgggagtagcaggaggcctgaaactcactgagggctaaccttgtggtgggagagattttgattcattgtaacactggtaacacatagctcaggatcgagcagaggtatccacaacaagtgcaagcatccgctgaatccgaccgagttatacgtatccggatgagtcgagtcgagtcgagtcgtagtgtattgaatgaagagtcataacatgtttggttgctatgtggatgagatgatgaaaatatatttaattgcatgttgaatatgttgttggctctagcttacccgtttcgttgcatggttgtgttgtatgtggctgttttccttgcgatgatcatcaacttggttgatgggagcagatgggcgaggttctcatggtcaacaagcgaatggtggttccgctgcttagccatctgggctggagttttctttgtgttttatttagggctatggcccgtGTATCCCTTTCTGTATTTCTACGCTACACTCTATGTCGTATTCGTTTTCAGCTttcctttggcatcgtggtgtgcccgaGTTTTGTCGGGGTTGTGTTGGAgaccccaggactacgctactgtacttatattgtgtgacgttttcctttaatttcgcttaataattaaattggacgttacatttatggtataagagcggtcattccttaggtctgtggacttggatgtccgcttagctttctctgcgtcttctgagtgttcttagttgatttttttttctgtctttatcaagcctaaccaagtgattttctatgtgccagtggactatggcacctcctcgtaggaaTTCGCAATCATCCCAGGGAGACGTACCTGATATCGCCAGAgccatagaggcgatggtagcagctatgacgcagcagagtgctgcgatgatgcagcagcatgaggcatctATGCAGCGGCAGGCGGCGTCGCTAGAGCAGCAGCAGGCAGTGAtacagcagatggaggctgcgaggATAGCTGCCgaggatgctcatcggcagcatatggaggcccttcgccagttggaggagaacagggcgactgcccctgtgtttggtcctGAACCACGACCTGCAGTTAGGGAGTGGAGCCTGGAGGACTTTCTGAAACACCACCCGGCGAAGTTTGACGGGAAGACCAGTCCTGACGCCGtagaccaatggctgaaggacctggagcgcatctatgatgcgaagatgtgccctGCAGAGAACAGGTTGGCGTTCTCTGTGTACATGCTCACGGGGGAGGTggagcattggtggagcagcaccagatccatcctggaggagagggatgagcccGTGTCATGGGAGATTTTCAGGGAGAGATTCCTATCGGAGTACTTTCCTGATAGTATccggtacgccaaggaggtggaattcctccagttgacccagggagggaagacagtggcagagtatgctgagaggttcaaacacctcagccgtttctacaccctaccactcgatgaggagtggcgatgcaggaagttTGAGAACGGGCTCCGCGGTGAcattcgcttgatggtggcacccttgtccatcaaggactttgctgctctggtagagaaggccagagtaatggagaagatgaagcgtgaGGTGGAAGGTCAGCGCCCACAGCAGCCACAGCCGCCTCAGAGGATCAGTGGACCATCCGGGTCCAGGCCCAGacatgaggagcggaggagaccatatGATAGACCACACCATCAGCCTCAAGAGTCTAGGAGCTTTCCTCCGCAGCAGGGCCGAGTTCGGTGCTACTcatgtggaggaccccacccgaggCACGCCTATCCACGTAGGGAGGGTTACCGTAGATGCAACAACtatggcaaggaaggccactttgggagagATTGCCCCAACCTTGCTAGGGCAgcgacacgccctccagttcaggcACCCCAGCAGCATCAGGGGagagacagaggcaacaggcctcaggcgacgggcagagTCTATGCTATGACAGGAGCAGAGGCGACTGGttcaggtaacttggttatgggttGCTGCTTGATAGCTGGTGTATCTTGTTGTGTGTTATATGACTCTGGAGCGACGcactcctttgtgtcagatAGTTGTGTGAAACGTCTGGGTTTGCCAGTAAGCGAGCTACAGTGCGAGCTCgcggtgtctactccggcgtcgggATTGGTCACGACGTCGTCTTTGTGTGCTCGatgtccagtggaggtagagggacgcaggtacaaGGTGAATCTAATCTGCTTGCCTCTGCAAGACTTAGaagtgatcttagggatggattggctctctgccagtCGCGTCCTTATAGACTGCCGGgagaagaggttgttgtttcccgaTTCAGAGGATCTTGAGTTAGTGTCCCCCCAGGGGGCGGTGAGGGAGATTCAGAGTGGCGCGCAGTGCTTCATAATCTTCGCTCGTATGGAggtgggagagagagagagaccatCAGTCATACCTGTGGTACATGAGTTTGAAGACGTGTTTCCAGATGaagtaccagggttgcctcccagtagagaagtggagttctctattgacctgGTACCAGGGACGGGTCCGGTATCAATGACTCCGTATCGtatggctccggcagagttggtggagctcaagaaacagatagaagatctgatggagaaacagttcatccaACCCAGTacttcaccttggggagcactagtgttgttggtaaagaagaagaacgagagttcacgtctgtgtgtggactacaggcagctgaacaagatgacgatcaagaatagGTATCCGCTTCTGAGGAtcgatgacttgatggatcagttgcatggatcatcagtgttctcgaagatagatctgcgatcgggttatcatcagattctggtaaaggctgatgatgtacagaagacagccttcaggttgaggtatggccactatgagtacgtggttatgccgtttggtgtgaccaacgcccccgcagtgttcatggactacatgaacaggatctttcgacctttcctagataagtttgtcgtagtcttcatagacgacatccttatctattccaggactcaggaggaacatgcagaacacctgaggttggtgcttggtgttttgagagagaagcagttgtatgccaagttgtccaagtgcgagttctggatggatgaggttcagtttttagggcatgtgatatccgcccaggggattgcagtggatcCGGCAAAGGTAGAGGCAGTGATAAAGTGGGAAAATCCTAAGTTAGCCACAAAGAttaggagctttgtggggttagcaggctactataggagattcatagagggattctccaagatagtggcgcctctgactttgctcacccggaaggaccaacctttcacttggacggagaagtgtgaggagagctttcagGAACTAAAAAGgagattgacgagtgctcctatattggtaattccGGATGTGGGGAAACCGTTTAAAGTCTTCTGCGACGCGTTTCATCTTGGACTTGGTTGCgtcttgatgcaagaaaagaaggcagtggcatatgcttcacgacaacttaaggtgcatgagcgtaattaccccactcatgaccttgaGTTAGCAGCGATAGTGTTTGCCTTGAAAATCTGGAGGTATTATCtatatggtgctcagtttcgggtgttcagcgaccacaagagtttaaagtacttgtttaatcagaaggagctgaacatgaggcagaggaggtggatggagttcCTGAAGGACTATGACTTCGAACTCCTATATCACCcagggaaggcaaatgtggtggcagatgccctgagtaggaagacggtacaTACAACACAcctcatgataaaagaggtagaactactagagaagttcagagacctgaggatacaggtggagttggggtccgagtccattaggtgcagtacccttactatatctagtgacttcttgggctcgatcagagagaggcagttgttggatgctAGTCTAAACAGAGTTAGGGAACAACTTGGATCAGAGGAAGCCAGAGACTTTGCTATAAGTGATGACggcatactgaggtttcgaGGCAGAGTATGCATACCGGATGATGTTGAGTTGAGAAAGTTGattcttgaggaaggacacaaaagtcgtcttagtttgcatcctggcatgactaagatgtactaggacctcaaggaaactttctggtggcaggggatgaagaaggatgtggctcagtttgtatccgcctgtctgacgtgtcagaaggcgaaggtggagcatcagcgACCCGGTGGCGTTCTACAGTCGTTGGAGGTaccggtgtggaaatgggacagcatctccatggactttgtgactcatcttccacggactttcagaggacatgacaccatctgggtgatagtggaccgattgaccaagagtgctcatttcttggcgatgaacttgaggatgtccatggccaagttggctcaGTTGTACATTAGGGAGATAGTAAGACTTCATGGAGTGccctcgagcatagtttccgacagagacccgTGATTCACATCCCGATTTTGGCAGACGCTgcagagtgctatgggtagcaagctcaccatgagttcagcgTATCACCCTCAGACAGATGGCCAGTCTGAAAGGACGATCCAATCGTTAtaggatttgttgaggacttgcatattggatcatctgggCGCTTGGGACGAAgtattgcctttgatagagtttacctacaacaatagctttcatgcgagcattggcatggcacCATACGAGGCCCTTTacggcaggaggtgtaggactcctctttgctggtatcaggatggagaggCCGTGTTGGTTGGACCcgagttgttagagcagaccaccgagaaggtgaggatggtgagagataggatgttggcttcgcaaagtaggcagaaggcctatgcggatcgcaggaggaggcctttggagtttgcagcgGGAGATCATGTGTttttgagggtgacccgaaccacgggcgtgggaagggctctccgctcaaggaagctttcgcctaaattccttggcccgtatcagatcacgaggaggattggaccagtggcttacgagatagccttacccccgcagttggcgaacctccatccggtgtttcatgtgtcacagctAAGGAAGTATGTATTCGATCCGGCCCACGTGTTGGAGGCTGAAGATATACGGATCAGGGAAAACCTCtcagtggaagtaccacccatagCTCTTGAGGATAGTAAGGTTGAGGAACGTCGTGGGAAGAGTGTTAGCCTtgttaaagtcatctgggatcggaggacgggtgactcgacttgggagttagaggaggacatgagaaaatcacatccacatctgtttacctggtgagtctttattttcgaggtcgaaaattttgttggtggggagaatgtaaggccccattTCTTTCCTGCCCTAAAAGCTAGTGGGCTGCCCTACAGTATTGGGCCTAAAAGGCTGGCCCATGATATAAAGACCCTTAGCGTTGCCCTAATTCCACACTTCTTGCATTTTCAGAAAACCTTGCTGCAACCGTCAAccccctctgctagggttccgccGCAGCTGTTACGTGAGCCAGGAAGTTTCGttactccatgtaagtgactTTCGAGTTCGTGCTAGCTCCCTTTTCGTAACTTTTTCGTGATCTGTTGTAAGAGCCCTGGCTAACCCACCTGTCTGGTCCTGTCCCACTCTCATTGCAGCCCTATAGTGCATCCTTGGAGCTGCCGTGCTCGTGGTCACATAGTAGAGGTCTTCGCTAagttttccaggtacgggaagttagagcTCTTGTTTTCCAGTAGTTTTGGTCTGTGATTGCGTTGGTTTCTGCTTGTATGCTTTAATCCTGCGATTTGGGTATGAGAATGCTTTGCATGTTGGTTTGGTTCGATTTACATGGCTGtggcagtgaagaacagtggcgagacctgttaatctcgcccaagcgagtccatctcgcctaggcaagatgggcgagatgaaacagggagctcacCTAGGTTTAttgcgcgaaaagtcgcccaggcggctcgctcaacttttgagcgagcaagcaactcgcccaagcgagagggatctcgcttcagcgagatcccgcgttgctcatgcccttgttttttttagccctcgcctaggcgaaggggggctcgcctgagcgagcctgtctcgcttgagcgagacctttcagcctgagcgaggggtttgGGCGAGATAGCGTGGTGTTGGGTTGCATATTTGTTCTCTTGTGCTTGGACTTGTTTGGGTATGACTGCTAGGATAAGATGCATGTACCGATGTATGAATATATGCCTAATGGGTTGCTATATATGCgtgacatgattcatgaatgatgaatgatgaGTGTGGTGGggacttagcatgtgaaatgagTATGTGGTTTGaaactaaaggaacatggtataaatatgagactaggccccagactcattggggtggtgatgatcagaggtgtggatttgagatgtgattgatatgaggattaaacttcaagggttgatatggaattgaaaaatataattcaatattctcttattgctaatttatgaatgttggtccgtgtcagcgtgtaattctttggggtctctaggtgagacctccggggtcgcgcttcagtggtcgggacgtaattccatggcccctgctagtgggtgttcatggtggtgccccatctgtataactaggtaaggattcacggtaaggttgcatcctgacgctccgaggagccagttagtctcacttagagtgaactgactcttgtggtgggagtagcaggaggcctgaaactcactgagggctaaccttgtggtgggagagattttgattcattgtaacactggtaacacatagctcaggatcgagcagaggtatccacaacaagtgcaagcatccgctgaatccgaccgagttatacgtattcggatgagtcgagtcgagtcgtagtgtattgaatgaagagtcataacatgtttggttgctatgtggatgagatgatgaaaatatattt contains:
- the LOC114178716 gene encoding uncharacterized protein LOC114178716, whose amino-acid sequence is MAPPRRNSQSSQGDVPDIARAIEAMVAAMTQQSAAMMQQHEASMQRQAASLEQQQAVIQQMEAARIAAEDAHRQHMEALRQLEENRATAPVFGPEPRPAVREWSLEDFLKHHPAKFDGKTSPDAVDQWLKDLERIYDAKMCPAENRLAFSVYMLTGEVEHWWSSTRSILEERDEPVSWEIFRERFLSEYFPDSIRYAKEVEFLQLTQGGKTVAEYAERFKHLSRFYTLPLDEEWRCRKFENGLRGDIRLMVAPLSIKDFAALVEKARVMEKMKREVEGQRPQQPQPPQRISGPSGSRPRHEERRRPYDRPHHQPQESRSFPPQQGRVRCYSCGGPHPRHAYPRREGYRRCNNYGKEGHFGRDCPNLARAATRPPVQAPQQHQGRDRGNRPQATGRVYAMTGAEATGSGNLVMGCCLIAGVSCCVLYDSGATHSFVSDSCVKRLGLPVSELQCELAVSTPASGLVTTSSLCARCPVEVEGRRYKVNLICLPLQDLEVILGMDWLSASRVLIDCREKRLLFPDSEDLELVSPQGAVREIQSGAQCFIIFARMEVGERERPSVIPVVHEFEDVFPDEVPGLPPSREVEFSIDLVPGTGPVSMTPYRMAPAELVELKKQIEDLMEKQERQLLDASLNRVREQLGSEEARDFAISDDGILRFRGRKAKVEHQRPGGVLQSLETLQSAMGSKLTMSSAYHPQTDGQSERTIQSL